The Chitinophagales bacterium genome window below encodes:
- a CDS encoding DUF3098 domain-containing protein has protein sequence MSKSQLLYTKMNYILMAVGVVIIIIGFMLMAGGGAELGPDGYAHEFDKAGLYSFRRITLAPIVIMLGFILEVFAIMKNFKKADA, from the coding sequence ATGAGTAAATCACAATTATTATATACAAAAATGAACTACATACTAATGGCAGTAGGTGTAGTAATAATTATTATTGGTTTTATGCTAATGGCTGGCGGTGGTGCCGAGCTGGGTCCTGACGGCTACGCTCATGAGTTTGATAAAGCCGGTTTGTATAGTTTTAGACGCATTACCTTAGCTCCTATAGTTATAATGTTAGGTTTTATACTTGAAGTTTTTGCCATAATGAAAAACTTTAAGAAGGCTGACGCTTAA
- a CDS encoding cell division protein FtsX has translation MSKSSKRTKKNNPTYFISIISISLILFVLGIIATFFVQSAKLSQSIKENLTIQLVLKENVSESDRLQLSKQLENRDFAKSVEIVNKEDAAELMKEELGEDFINTIGYNPLPDAVLLKLNAPYSNKDSVAWIMDDIRKNNLVSSINYDAQLLEEINNISTKVLIGLLAFLVLLILVSYIIIDNTIKLAMFSKRFIIRSMQLVGATRWFITKPFILRGLLNGIISTVLASLLLMLTVFLFEKYVIPINVFANILDFILIFGALIILGVLISLISTSFAVRKYLRMKLDDLY, from the coding sequence ATGAGCAAAAGTTCAAAACGTACTAAGAAAAACAACCCCACTTATTTTATTTCAATAATAAGTATAAGTTTAATTTTATTTGTTTTAGGCATAATAGCTACGTTCTTTGTGCAGTCGGCAAAACTTAGCCAAAGTATAAAAGAAAATTTAACCATTCAATTAGTGTTAAAGGAAAATGTAAGCGAAAGCGACCGTTTGCAACTTTCAAAACAATTGGAAAACAGAGATTTTGCTAAATCTGTAGAAATAGTGAATAAAGAAGATGCTGCGGAACTGATGAAAGAAGAATTAGGCGAAGATTTTATAAACACCATTGGTTACAACCCTTTGCCAGATGCCGTTTTGCTTAAATTAAATGCTCCATACTCAAATAAAGATAGTGTAGCGTGGATTATGGACGATATACGCAAAAACAATTTAGTAAGCAGTATAAATTATGATGCTCAGCTTTTAGAAGAGATAAATAATATTTCTACCAAAGTTTTAATAGGCTTGTTGGCTTTTTTAGTGCTGTTAATTCTTGTTAGTTACATTATAATAGACAATACCATAAAATTGGCTATGTTTTCTAAACGGTTTATTATTAGAAGTATGCAATTGGTGGGAGCTACAAGGTGGTTTATAACCAAACCTTTTATATTAAGAGGGCTTTTAAACGGAATTATAAGTACTGTTTTGGCATCGTTACTTTTAATGCTAACGGTATTTTTATTTGAAAAATATGTTATACCCATCAATGTGTTTGCTAATATTTTAGATTTTATACTTATTTTTGGAGCATTAATTATTTTAGGTGTTCTAATTTCGCTGATAAGTACAAGCTTTGCAGTAAGAAAATATTTAAGAATGAAATTAGATGACCTTTATTAA
- a CDS encoding HAD-IIIA family hydrolase → MDTHEIQLLVLDVDGTLTDGGIYISEKGDEMKKFNTKDGMGIKKLMKTGVEVAFLSASISKKIVHYRAAMLGVRYCYAGNADKEEILNQWLDELDISFENVAFIGDDINDAKVMQQVGLSACPSDALAEVKNIANIVLEKKGGQGCVREFIDRVFVYRLLASEGN, encoded by the coding sequence ATGGATACACATGAAATTCAATTATTGGTATTAGATGTTGACGGTACATTAACTGACGGAGGTATTTACATTTCGGAAAAAGGCGATGAAATGAAAAAATTTAATACCAAAGACGGAATGGGTATTAAAAAATTGATGAAAACGGGCGTTGAAGTTGCTTTTTTAAGTGCCAGTATCAGCAAAAAAATAGTTCATTACAGAGCGGCTATGTTGGGGGTAAGATACTGCTATGCTGGCAATGCAGATAAAGAAGAAATACTTAACCAATGGCTTGACGAATTAGATATAAGTTTTGAAAACGTAGCTTTTATAGGCGATGATATTAATGATGCTAAAGTAATGCAACAAGTCGGTTTATCTGCATGCCCGAGTGATGCTTTGGCAGAAGTAAAAAATATAGCTAATATCGTTTTAGAGAAAAAAGGTGGTCAAGGTTGCGTCCGCGAGTTTATAGACCGTGTTTTTGTGTATCGGCTATTAGCTTCTGAAGGAAATTAA
- a CDS encoding patatin-like phospholipase family protein has protein sequence MSFKFKDIYQKVSDTLYFFPFNLILNHIKENFVLGFSWLIILLMVTNNFGIDYGMPILFLNPEYFGIVGYFSFHIVGMCLGIFYITWNLISYLMYSYRYPFMASLKWPFAMFTFNNSIIPLAFFIVYVYKIIQFQQVEMDKDNIQIAWMILGIASGFALILFTTSFYFLLTNKNIFKFINQEDHDFNNEETSWVDLNNFGKAEKVEYYLSRKFRIRPVREVKHYSERLLRKVFQQHHINAFLIIFLNTLLLVALGFVVDNPIFEIPAAGTIFLFFSILISLSGLIYHWAGKWGTVMLIAVLLTLNYFSKTKWMQRDSQAYGLDYTYKQEYSLEELRKIANEDSIELDISNTLKILEKWKEKNTEGKPYRYKPKMVIVLSSGGGNRAAAYTVKVLQTLDSLSNGDFLNHTMLMSGASGGMMGITYYRELYLRKKLNILDNIYSEKYVQNVSGDLINKITSTIVTNDMFFGFKKYKLNNKKYTFDRGTAFELAFNNYTEDLLKKPIVEYENFEKNATIPMLLLNTISITDLRKLVISPHNVRYLMHANTDIHGNKDNLNIDAIDFKSFFSKNNPDSLNVISAVRMNATYPLILPNVSLPSEPKIDVFDAGIRDNFGIEDAVRFINVFQNWIKKNTSGVMIVQIRDNVKNKKIEDFEYQTFVSKLGSSFGSIYSNITNSQDYLHNYMLEGTNEILDGKLSLYNLEYSVGDNKKRASMSLRLSQKELENVIDAAVDSTNMQRFNKIIEEIEE, from the coding sequence ATGTCATTTAAGTTTAAAGATATTTACCAAAAAGTTAGCGATACACTATACTTTTTCCCCTTTAATCTTATACTAAATCACATAAAAGAAAACTTTGTATTAGGCTTTAGCTGGCTTATAATCTTACTAATGGTTACTAATAATTTTGGTATAGATTATGGCATGCCTATTCTGTTTTTAAATCCCGAATATTTTGGCATAGTAGGCTACTTTAGTTTTCATATAGTGGGTATGTGCTTGGGCATATTTTACATTACATGGAATTTAATAAGCTACCTAATGTATAGCTATCGCTATCCTTTTATGGCAAGTTTAAAATGGCCTTTTGCCATGTTTACTTTTAATAATAGCATTATTCCTCTGGCATTTTTTATAGTTTATGTATATAAAATTATCCAATTTCAACAAGTGGAAATGGATAAAGATAATATTCAAATAGCGTGGATGATATTGGGAATTGCTTCTGGATTTGCCTTAATACTTTTTACCACCTCTTTTTATTTTTTACTAACCAATAAAAATATTTTTAAATTCATTAACCAAGAAGACCATGATTTTAATAATGAAGAAACCAGTTGGGTAGATTTAAACAATTTTGGGAAAGCAGAAAAAGTTGAATATTATTTATCAAGAAAATTTAGAATAAGACCTGTAAGAGAAGTAAAACATTACAGCGAAAGACTTTTAAGAAAAGTATTTCAGCAACATCACATCAATGCCTTTTTAATCATTTTTCTTAATACTTTGCTTTTAGTTGCCTTAGGTTTTGTAGTTGATAATCCCATTTTTGAAATTCCGGCAGCAGGCACTATTTTCTTGTTTTTTAGTATTTTGATTTCTTTGTCGGGATTAATATATCATTGGGCAGGCAAGTGGGGCACAGTTATGCTTATAGCGGTTTTGCTTACTTTAAACTATTTTTCTAAAACAAAATGGATGCAAAGAGATAGCCAAGCTTATGGCTTAGACTATACTTATAAGCAAGAATATTCTTTAGAAGAGCTTCGCAAAATAGCTAATGAAGATTCTATAGAGCTGGACATAAGCAATACCCTAAAAATATTGGAAAAATGGAAAGAAAAAAATACCGAGGGAAAACCATACCGATATAAACCTAAAATGGTAATAGTATTATCTTCCGGTGGTGGAAATAGAGCCGCAGCATATACCGTTAAAGTGCTTCAAACATTAGACAGCCTTAGCAATGGCGATTTTTTAAACCATACCATGCTTATGTCTGGTGCCTCTGGCGGAATGATGGGCATAACTTATTATAGAGAATTGTACTTAAGGAAAAAGTTAAATATATTGGACAACATTTATAGTGAAAAATATGTCCAAAATGTATCTGGCGATTTAATAAATAAAATAACCAGCACCATAGTAACAAACGATATGTTTTTTGGCTTTAAAAAATATAAATTAAATAATAAAAAATATACTTTTGATAGAGGTACGGCATTTGAGTTAGCTTTTAATAATTACACTGAAGATTTATTAAAAAAACCTATAGTAGAATATGAAAATTTTGAAAAAAATGCAACCATACCTATGTTATTGCTTAATACTATTAGCATTACAGATTTAAGAAAATTAGTTATAAGTCCGCACAATGTAAGATATTTAATGCATGCCAATACAGACATACACGGCAATAAAGACAATTTAAACATAGATGCCATAGATTTTAAATCTTTTTTTAGCAAAAATAATCCCGATAGTTTAAATGTAATTTCAGCAGTGCGAATGAATGCTACCTATCCGCTTATTTTGCCTAATGTTTCCTTGCCCAGCGAGCCTAAAATAGATGTATTTGATGCCGGAATTAGAGATAATTTTGGAATAGAAGATGCGGTAAGATTTATTAATGTATTTCAAAATTGGATTAAGAAAAATACCAGTGGCGTTATGATAGTGCAAATAAGAGATAACGTAAAAAACAAAAAAATAGAAGATTTTGAGTATCAAACTTTTGTATCAAAATTAGGTTCTTCTTTTGGCAGTATTTATAGCAATATTACCAACTCGCAAGATTATTTGCACAATTATATGCTGGAAGGCACTAATGAAATTTTAGACGGAAAATTAAGTTTATACAACTTAGAATATAGTGTAGGCGACAATAAAAAACGAGCCAGCATGAGTTTGCGATTGAGCCAAAAAGAATTAGAAAATGTAATAGATGCAGCCGTAGATTCTACAAATATGCAAAGGTTTAATAAAATAATAGAAGAGATAGAAGAATAG
- a CDS encoding transglutaminase domain-containing protein, translating into MKTLKFDTVNENSEIKYYFENPESEFSIALKSKFSLEKLVEDCKSSIEKVVVITKWVHNLWEHDGGNEPKKYDPIYIIEEAQKGKQFRCVEYSIVTSACLNSLGIKSRIVSLKTKDVETREFGAGHVVVETFIKEQNKWLFIDPQFNFIATKQDHQVFNCIEFQELLCNKNPEIITQSEITYNLKEYYSWIYPYLFYFDTAFDNRQIEKKIKFDGKNRLMLVPLNAKFPTKFQINYNIDYCYYSNCIKDFYKLS; encoded by the coding sequence ATGAAAACACTTAAATTTGATACTGTTAACGAAAATTCCGAAATCAAATATTATTTTGAAAACCCCGAAAGTGAATTTTCAATAGCTCTTAAGTCAAAATTTAGTTTAGAAAAATTAGTAGAGGATTGCAAAAGTTCTATTGAAAAAGTAGTTGTTATTACAAAATGGGTTCATAATCTTTGGGAACATGACGGAGGAAATGAACCTAAAAAATACGACCCTATTTACATTATTGAAGAAGCACAAAAAGGCAAACAATTCAGATGTGTTGAGTATTCAATTGTTACTTCGGCTTGTTTAAATTCTTTAGGAATAAAATCAAGAATAGTTTCGCTAAAAACAAAAGATGTAGAAACAAGAGAGTTTGGAGCAGGTCATGTAGTTGTAGAAACATTTATAAAAGAGCAAAATAAATGGTTATTTATTGACCCACAATTTAATTTTATAGCAACTAAACAAGACCACCAAGTTTTTAATTGTATAGAATTTCAAGAATTGTTATGTAATAAAAATCCCGAAATCATTACCCAATCAGAAATAACTTACAATTTAAAAGAATATTATAGCTGGATTTACCCTTATTTATTTTATTTTGATACAGCATTTGACAACAGACAAATTGAAAAGAAAATAAAATTTGATGGGAAAAACAGATTAATGTTAGTTCCACTAAATGCAAAATTCCCCACTAAATTTCAAATTAATTATAACATTGATTACTGTTATTATTCAAATTGTATAAAAGATTTCTACAAACTTTCGTAA
- a CDS encoding gliding motility-associated C-terminal domain-containing protein, with protein sequence MKLKFTAFLCSLFFFYAEIYAQCELTATVLPADIVCGDCTQLTAFGQGQGLSVFTEDFNSGAPTGWQSTSQATITSTLCNPHPSGTQYLWMGDAASVPRILTTTAYDFTAAVAGATICFDMVFAEQGNATPCEGPDEPDEGVAIQYSIDGGTTWTDINYFDPNGGNDPSLINWNTWCFAVPAGGLTNNTQFRWFQDNDSGAEYDHWGLDNVDIYFNDATYEIVWQHDGYSYGVGNSGGTNPTPVCPQTTTTYTVTMSNGTTTCTDQVTVNVSPPTFRVTADTAQTICAGECVDLVGEATVIKNPAAVRQFENNDFAVVATGSASVNVNVQGMNAQTITPGLITEICVNSFDFSGSQLCTDFLNGCNCNGTPISFGDMCNLDVSSFTLTVTTPDNCTITLVPAGVATQGYNSVCFVPSGGANINSGTFPTSGTWNPNEPFSVLDGCSTEGVWTLEFDGGSGIGFGLGTLSGWSITFDDPEISYTGNYTWSPTTNMTNSTSLNPTVCPTATSTYTLNVADTAGCTSASDDVTITIDNNCCNFNIGAVVTQPTCGASNGAIDISITNGSGNYTYNWTSGQGSNQDLNNIAAGTYNLTVTDVTQACSKDTVITLNQASGLVIDSVVSYNPTCHDSCNGGIQVYPSSVGLTYTWYDELNNIIGSNSNSISNLCSGNYSVLVESSTSTILNSNYDFEQGPGGSCDCPTGFTCGNDAGQVFDGIHPVYAAGNRGCIASSTNYTNSLGASGGNGYVYFYAGGDNIISTPSYSFIGGETVEICVDYSGPQGSGAPGQNTANAYFSLGVDGVRVGNNVLVPTNTAWTQYCFTITMSAGSHSFDILSGGAAEYSMWFDNFTVTIINSGSTCQQTFEDTLINPTQTDASFNFNDFCYGTINGPTNITTVGGIFTFNPIPSDGASINSTTGEISNEVSGTTYSIEYSLLGTCPASSIETVSVNGSSINAISTTPASCGNADGTITITASGGTAPLQYSIDGSTYQASNVFSNQSAGSYTVYVRDTNLCVDDSTTTISNAGGAIITDVTNTPTSCGNNDGTITITASGGTAPLQYSIDGTTYQASNVFSNQSAGSYTVYVRDANLCVDDSTTTISNTGGAIITDVTNTPATCGNNDGTITITASGGTAPLQYSIDGTTYQASNVFSNQGAGSYTVYVRDANLCVDDSTATISNANGPTISNVATVNTSCGNTNGTITITATGGTAPLTYSIDGGTTTQSSGSFTGLTAGTYNIVVNDANNCPATATANISSSSSPTISNVTTTDATCGNADGSITITASGGTAPLSYSIDGGSTFQTSNIFNTEPSGSYSIVVEDASGCSDNSTAQINNIGGPAISNVATVNTSCGNANGTITITASGGVAPLTYSIDGGTTTQSSGSFTGLTAGTYNIVVNDANNCSTNTTAQIASSTNPSITDITATDENCNSADGSITITAIDGTTPLSYSIDGGANFQSSNVFDNLSQGSYNIVVQDNAGCSTNGTAQINNQSGVDSLLANVSDVLCFGEESGSVQLSAYNGATPYTYFLVNNNTLQNSTGLFSNLPAGDYATWVQDANGCEHTLVVQIAEPTELMLSDSVINPSCFGNDNGQVILTATGGTVNSTSTPYIYTLGSTTNSNGIFLNIAEGNYVASVTDVNGCETSIQVQLNDPDPVFVEINPGDTSITLGQTFTMSANMTSASGTVYQYEWSPAEGLSCTDCAEPFVNTYQSTEYALVFTDENGCQAYADIYVEVLNPNQYFIPNAFTPSGFDNTNNTFKVYGNHIKYIDMMVFNRWGEKIFESSSIDPEWDGTYKGKDQNPGVYNYYIKITFLNDDVVSDKGSITLLR encoded by the coding sequence ATGAAATTAAAATTTACTGCATTCCTTTGTTCTTTATTCTTTTTTTATGCTGAAATATATGCTCAATGCGAACTTACTGCTACCGTTTTACCCGCAGATATAGTTTGTGGAGATTGTACACAGCTTACAGCTTTTGGACAAGGACAGGGACTTTCTGTTTTTACCGAAGATTTTAATAGTGGTGCACCTACAGGGTGGCAATCCACTTCACAAGCAACTATTACCTCTACGCTTTGTAATCCACACCCCAGCGGCACACAATACTTATGGATGGGTGATGCAGCAAGTGTACCCAGAATATTAACCACAACTGCTTACGATTTTACTGCTGCCGTAGCCGGTGCTACTATTTGTTTTGATATGGTTTTTGCAGAACAAGGAAATGCTACGCCTTGCGAAGGACCGGATGAGCCAGACGAAGGAGTAGCCATTCAATATTCAATAGACGGAGGAACTACTTGGACGGATATTAATTATTTTGATCCTAATGGGGGAAATGACCCGTCATTAATAAACTGGAATACATGGTGTTTTGCTGTTCCGGCTGGCGGATTAACCAACAATACTCAATTCCGTTGGTTTCAAGATAATGACTCAGGTGCAGAATATGACCACTGGGGTTTAGACAACGTAGATATTTATTTTAATGATGCAACTTATGAAATTGTATGGCAACATGATGGTTATTCTTATGGAGTAGGCAATAGTGGAGGTACTAATCCTACACCTGTTTGCCCACAAACTACTACTACTTATACCGTAACCATGTCAAATGGCACTACCACTTGTACCGATCAAGTAACGGTAAATGTATCGCCACCCACATTTAGAGTTACTGCCGATACAGCTCAAACAATATGTGCAGGAGAATGTGTAGATTTAGTAGGAGAAGCTACGGTAATTAAAAATCCCGCAGCAGTTAGACAGTTTGAAAACAATGATTTTGCCGTAGTAGCAACCGGTTCTGCATCTGTAAATGTAAATGTACAAGGTATGAACGCACAAACAATTACACCCGGATTAATAACTGAAATATGTGTAAATTCATTTGATTTTAGTGGTTCTCAATTGTGTACAGATTTTTTAAATGGTTGCAATTGTAACGGAACTCCTATTAGTTTTGGAGATATGTGTAATTTAGATGTAAGTAGCTTTACTTTAACAGTTACTACTCCCGACAACTGTACCATAACCCTTGTGCCGGCAGGTGTTGCTACACAAGGATATAATAGTGTTTGTTTTGTTCCTTCCGGTGGAGCAAATATAAATTCAGGAACTTTCCCTACTTCCGGAACTTGGAATCCAAATGAGCCTTTTTCAGTATTAGACGGTTGCTCTACAGAAGGTGTTTGGACTTTAGAATTTGATGGAGGAAGTGGTATTGGTTTTGGTTTAGGAACACTTTCCGGTTGGTCTATTACTTTTGACGACCCCGAAATTTCTTATACAGGAAATTACACTTGGTCGCCTACTACTAATATGACAAACTCAACATCGCTAAATCCTACTGTTTGCCCTACGGCTACATCTACATATACCCTAAATGTAGCTGATACAGCAGGATGTACAAGTGCTTCTGATGATGTAACCATTACTATAGATAACAACTGTTGCAATTTTAATATAGGAGCAGTAGTAACGCAACCTACTTGTGGAGCAAGTAATGGAGCTATAGATATTAGCATTACAAATGGTTCGGGAAACTATACTTACAACTGGACAAGTGGACAAGGAAGCAATCAAGATTTAAACAACATAGCTGCCGGCACTTATAATTTAACCGTTACAGATGTAACACAGGCTTGCTCTAAAGATACAGTTATAACATTAAACCAAGCTTCTGGTTTAGTGATAGATTCAGTGGTTTCTTATAACCCAACTTGTCATGATTCATGTAATGGTGGAATTCAAGTTTATCCATCTTCTGTAGGACTTACTTATACTTGGTATGATGAATTGAACAATATTATAGGTTCAAATAGTAATTCAATATCAAATTTATGTAGTGGCAATTATTCAGTATTAGTAGAATCTTCAACTTCAACAATTCTAAACTCTAATTATGATTTTGAACAAGGACCAGGCGGAAGTTGTGATTGCCCAACTGGTTTTACTTGTGGAAATGATGCTGGACAAGTTTTTGACGGAATTCATCCAGTTTATGCAGCTGGAAACAGGGGTTGTATAGCCAGTTCTACAAATTATACAAATTCATTAGGTGCAAGTGGTGGAAATGGATATGTTTACTTTTATGCAGGAGGAGACAATATAATTTCAACACCAAGTTACAGTTTTATTGGTGGTGAAACTGTTGAAATATGTGTTGATTATTCAGGTCCTCAAGGTAGTGGTGCACCTGGACAAAATACTGCTAATGCATATTTTAGTTTAGGTGTAGATGGAGTAAGAGTTGGGAATAATGTTCTTGTTCCTACAAACACTGCTTGGACTCAATATTGTTTTACAATAACAATGAGTGCTGGAAGTCATAGTTTTGATATTCTATCTGGCGGAGCTGCTGAATACTCTATGTGGTTTGATAATTTTACGGTAACAATAATTAATTCAGGATCTACATGTCAACAAACTTTTGAAGATACTTTAATAAATCCTACACAAACAGACGCTTCTTTTAATTTTAATGATTTTTGTTATGGTACAATTAATGGACCTACAAATATTACAACAGTGGGAGGTATATTTACATTCAACCCTATACCTTCTGACGGAGCTTCAATTAATTCAACAACAGGAGAAATAAGTAATGAAGTATCTGGAACAACATATAGTATAGAATATAGCTTATTAGGTACTTGCCCTGCTAGTAGTATAGAAACTGTTTCTGTGAATGGATCATCAATTAATGCTATTTCAACTACGCCAGCCAGTTGTGGAAACGCTGATGGCACCATTACCATTACAGCCTCTGGAGGAACTGCTCCTTTACAATACAGTATAGACGGTTCTACTTATCAAGCAAGTAATGTATTTTCTAATCAAAGTGCAGGTTCTTATACCGTGTATGTTAGAGATACCAACTTATGTGTAGATGATAGCACTACTACTATCAGCAATGCAGGCGGAGCTATTATTACCGATGTAACTAATACGCCTACAAGCTGTGGAAACAATGACGGAACAATAACCATTACCGCATCGGGAGGAACTGCTCCTTTACAATATAGTATAGACGGTACAACTTATCAAGCAAGTAATGTATTTTCTAACCAAAGTGCAGGCTCTTATACCGTGTATGTTAGAGATGCCAATTTATGCGTAGATGATAGTACTACTACTATCAGCAATACAGGCGGAGCTATTATTACCGATGTAACTAATACTCCTGCTACCTGTGGAAACAATGATGGAACTATTACCATTACAGCCTCTGGAGGTACTGCTCCTTTACAATATAGTATAGACGGTACAACTTATCAAGCAAGTAATGTATTTTCTAATCAAGGTGCAGGTTCTTATACCGTTTATGTTAGAGATGCTAACCTTTGCGTAGATGATAGCACCGCCACTATTAGCAATGCTAATGGTCCTACTATTTCAAATGTTGCTACGGTTAATACTTCTTGTGGCAATACAAATGGAACTATTACCATTACAGCCACAGGTGGTACAGCTCCATTAACATATAGTATAGACGGAGGCACAACAACACAAAGTAGTGGTTCATTTACAGGATTGACAGCGGGTACATATAATATAGTAGTAAATGATGCTAATAACTGCCCAGCTACAGCTACTGCAAATATTTCAAGTAGTAGTAGCCCTACTATAAGTAATGTAACTACAACAGATGCTACATGCGGAAATGCCGATGGCTCTATTACCATAACTGCTTCGGGAGGTACTGCTCCACTTTCTTATAGTATAGATGGTGGTTCTACTTTTCAAACAAGCAATATTTTTAATACCGAGCCGAGTGGTTCTTACAGTATAGTAGTTGAAGATGCCAGTGGCTGTTCAGATAATAGCACAGCTCAAATAAACAATATTGGTGGACCTGCTATTTCAAATGTTGCCACAGTTAATACTTCTTGTGGTAATGCAAACGGAACTATTACCATTACAGCCTCTGGAGGTGTAGCTCCATTAACTTATAGTATAGACGGAGGCACAACAACACAAAGTAGTGGTTCTTTTACAGGATTGACAGCAGGTACATATAATATTGTAGTAAATGATGCCAATAACTGCTCTACCAATACTACAGCACAAATAGCCAGTAGCACAAATCCTTCTATTACTGATATTACAGCAACAGATGAAAATTGTAATAGTGCAGATGGAAGTATTACCATAACCGCAATAGACGGAACAACACCTTTATCATATAGTATTGATGGCGGAGCTAATTTCCAATCAAGTAATGTATTTGATAATCTATCACAAGGTAGCTACAATATAGTGGTTCAAGATAATGCCGGCTGTAGCACTAATGGCACAGCTCAAATAAATAATCAAAGCGGTGTAGATAGTTTATTGGCTAATGTTAGTGATGTTCTTTGCTTTGGCGAAGAAAGTGGAAGCGTGCAACTGAGTGCTTATAATGGAGCAACTCCTTACACTTATTTCTTAGTAAATAATAATACACTACAAAACTCAACAGGCTTATTTAGCAACTTGCCTGCCGGAGATTATGCTACGTGGGTACAGGATGCCAATGGTTGCGAGCATACTTTAGTAGTACAAATTGCAGAACCAACGGAATTAATGCTAAGTGATAGTGTAATTAATCCATCTTGTTTTGGCAATGACAACGGACAAGTAATATTAACCGCTACAGGAGGTACAGTTAATAGCACTTCCACACCTTATATTTATACTTTAGGTAGTACCACAAATAGCAATGGTATTTTCTTAAATATAGCTGAAGGAAACTATGTAGCAAGTGTTACAGATGTTAATGGTTGCGAAACCAGTATTCAAGTACAGTTAAATGACCCAGACCCTGTTTTTGTAGAAATTAACCCTGGAGATACAAGCATTACATTAGGACAAACATTTACCATGAGTGCAAATATGACATCTGCATCAGGTACAGTATATCAATATGAGTGGTCGCCAGCAGAAGGATTAAGCTGTACCGACTGTGCAGAGCCTTTTGTTAATACCTACCAAAGTACAGAATACGCATTAGTTTTTACAGACGAAAATGGCTGCCAAGCTTATGCAGATATTTATGTAGAAGTGCTTAACCCCAATCAGTATTTTATACCTAACGCCTTTACACCAAGTGGGTTTGACAATACCAACAATACATTTAAAGTATATGGAAATCATATAAAATATATAGATATGATGGTATTTAACCGCTGGGGCGAAAAAATATTTGAGTCAAGTTCTATTGACCCAGAGTGGGATGGCACATACAAAGGTAAAGACCAAAATCCGGGCGTATATAATTACTACATTAAAATTACATTCCTAAATGATGATGTAGTTTCCGATAAAGGAAGTATAACATTGTTGAGGTAA